The following proteins are encoded in a genomic region of Alosa alosa isolate M-15738 ecotype Scorff River chromosome 10, AALO_Geno_1.1, whole genome shotgun sequence:
- the srsf3a gene encoding serine/arginine-rich splicing factor 3a produces the protein MGDPTMHRDCPLDCKVYVGNLGNNGNKTELERAFGYYGPLRSVWVARNPPGFAFVEFEDPRDATDAVRELDGRTLCGCRVRVELSTGEKRSRNRGPPPSWSRRPRDDYRRRSPPPRRRSPRRRSFSRSRSRSLSRDRRQERSLSRDGNHKPSRSFSRSKSRSRSNDRK, from the exons ATGGGAG ATCCCACAATGCACAGAGATTGTCCACTTGATTGCAAGGTGTATGTGGGCAATCTTGGGAACAACGGCAATAAGACAGAACTGGAGAGAGCCTTTGGCTACTACGGCCCCCTCCGTAGTGTTTGGGTGGCGAGAAATCCTCCAGGCTTTGCCTTTGTTGAATTTGAGGACCCGAGAGATGCCACAGACGCTGTGAGAGAACTGGATGGAAG AACACTGTGTGGGTGTCGTGTGAGAGTAGAGCTGTCCACTGGAGAGAAACGCTCCAGGAATAGAGGACCACCCCCATCATGGAGCCGCCGCCCACGCGACGACTACAGGCGACGCAGTCCACCCCCTAGACGCCG ATCACCGAGGAGGAGGAGCTTCAGTCGAAGCCGCAGCAG GTCTCTGTCCagagacaggagacaggagaggtcGCTCTCTCGTGATGGGAACCACAAGCCTTCAAGGTCCTTTTCAAGGTCAAAGAG TCGTTCTAGGTCCAACGACAGGAAATGA